Proteins from a single region of Lujinxingia litoralis:
- a CDS encoding DoxX family protein, whose product MEHLIPSRLRNTFNDLGLLILRLWFGGAMLFAHGMPKLQTFSEKANLFPDPLGLGSQLSLVLAIGAEVGCALLLMLGLATRLVSVPLVFTMAVAAFVVHGDDPFSKQEFALMYGFAYLGLFFTGPGRFSLDQLISRKKGARHS is encoded by the coding sequence ATGGAACATCTGATCCCCTCCCGTCTTCGCAACACCTTCAACGATCTGGGCCTGCTGATCCTTCGCCTCTGGTTTGGCGGAGCGATGCTCTTTGCTCACGGCATGCCCAAACTTCAAACCTTTTCTGAGAAAGCCAACCTCTTTCCCGATCCTCTCGGGCTCGGAAGCCAGCTCAGCCTGGTACTGGCCATCGGCGCCGAGGTGGGCTGCGCCCTCCTGCTGATGCTCGGCCTGGCCACCCGTCTGGTCAGCGTTCCGCTGGTCTTCACCATGGCCGTGGCGGCCTTTGTCGTGCACGGCGACGATCCCTTCAGCAAGCAGGAGTTCGCCCTGATGTACGGCTTTGCCTACCTGGGGCTCTTCTTCACCGGCCCGGGTCGTTTCTCCCTCGACCAGCTCATCTCCCGCAAAAAGGGCGCTCGCCACTCCTGA